The following are encoded together in the Panicum virgatum strain AP13 chromosome 6K, P.virgatum_v5, whole genome shotgun sequence genome:
- the LOC120713900 gene encoding putative germin-like protein 12-4: MASSKLFLHFVLLALIACGAVASDPSPLQDFCVADKDSPVRVNGLPCKDMKDVKVDDFFLAANLDKPMDTTLNKVKSNVTLINAMKLPGLNTLGISMARIDYAPRGQNPPHTHPRATEILTVLEGSLYVGFVTSNPDNKFFSKMLNKGDVFVFPQGLIHFQFNPSYDKPAVAIAALNSQNPGAITIANAVFGSHPPIADDVLAKAFQVDKKVVDWLQAQFWENNHN, encoded by the exons ATGGCCTCCTCCAAGTTGTTTCTTCACTTTGTTCTTCTCGCCTTGATCGCTTGTGGGGCCGTGGCTTCGGATCCCAGTCCTCTCCAGGACTTTTGTGTTGCTGACAAAGACTCACCTG TACGGGTCAATGGGTTACCATGCAAGGATATGAAGGATGTGAAGGTAGATGACTTCTTCCTTGCAGCTAATCTGGACAAGCCAATGGATACTACTCTGAATAAGGTCAAGTCAAACGTCACCCTGATCAATGCGATGAAACTCCCAGGTCTGAACACCCTCGGCATCTCCATGGCAAGGATTGATTACGCTCCTCGAGGACAGAACcctccacacacacacccccGCGCCACAGAGATCCTAACAGTTCTTGAGGGATCCCTCTATGTTGGCTTCGTCACATCTAACCCTGACAACAAATTCTTCAGTAAGATGCTCAACAAAGGAGACGTTTTCGTGTTCCCGCAGGGCCTAATCCACTTTCAGTTCAATCCGAGCTATGACAAGCCAGCTGTTGCCATCGCTGCACTGAACAGCCAGAACCCTGGCGCGATAACCATTGCCAATGCTGTATTTGGATCCCACCCACCAATCGCAGATGATGTTCTTGCTAAGGCTTTTCAGGTGGACAAGAAGGTTGTGGATTGGCTTCAAGCTCAGTTTTGGGAAAATAACCACAACTAA